From a region of the Roseivirga sp. 4D4 genome:
- a CDS encoding aldehyde dehydrogenase family protein yields the protein MGIQQDFGIADALQKLGVKASNNGSSTGSNSMGGGESISSYSPVDGELIGAVTSTTREEYDTIIKASQGVFKEWRDMPAPKRGEIVRQFGDKLRLYKDDLGKLVSYEMGKSYQEGLGEVQEMIDICDFAVGLSRQLHGLTIKSERPGHHMQEQWHPLGIVGIISAFNFPVAVWAWNTALAWICGDTCVWKPSEKTPLCGVACQNIIAEVLKENDLPEGISCMINGDYKVGEMMTSDPRVPLVSATGSIRMGKIVGRAVAERLGKSILELGGNNAIIITPEADLKMTVIGSVFGAVGTAGQRCTSTRRLIIHESIYDKVKNALTDAYAQLRIGNPLDENNHVGPLIDTDAVANYNAAIEKAKSEGGNVLIEGGVLEGAGYESGCYVKPCIIEAKNEFEIVQDETFAPILYLLKYSGDVNDAIDLQNGVAQGLSSAIMTNNVQEAHQFLSAAGSDCGIANVNIGTSGAEIGGAFGGEKETGGGRESGSDAWKAYMRRQTNTLNYTTELPLAQGIKFDL from the coding sequence ATGGGAATTCAGCAGGATTTTGGCATCGCAGATGCACTGCAAAAGCTTGGTGTAAAAGCGAGTAACAACGGGTCTTCAACTGGCTCTAATTCAATGGGCGGTGGGGAATCGATCTCGTCATATTCACCTGTCGATGGCGAATTGATCGGAGCGGTTACCTCGACTACTCGAGAAGAGTATGATACCATCATCAAGGCATCGCAAGGTGTTTTTAAGGAATGGAGAGATATGCCAGCGCCAAAGCGTGGCGAAATCGTTCGTCAATTCGGTGATAAGCTGAGATTGTATAAGGACGACCTAGGTAAGCTGGTTTCATATGAAATGGGCAAGTCCTATCAGGAAGGTCTTGGTGAGGTTCAGGAGATGATTGATATCTGTGATTTTGCAGTGGGTCTTTCTAGACAGTTGCATGGTTTGACAATCAAGTCTGAACGCCCGGGCCACCATATGCAGGAGCAATGGCACCCACTAGGTATAGTAGGTATTATCTCAGCTTTCAACTTTCCTGTAGCAGTTTGGGCATGGAATACCGCCTTGGCTTGGATATGCGGTGATACGTGCGTTTGGAAGCCTTCGGAAAAGACGCCTTTATGTGGTGTTGCATGTCAGAATATTATTGCTGAAGTACTCAAAGAGAATGATCTTCCTGAGGGAATCTCCTGTATGATCAATGGAGACTACAAAGTAGGTGAAATGATGACTTCCGATCCACGTGTGCCTCTTGTGTCTGCTACAGGTTCTATCCGAATGGGAAAAATTGTAGGCAGGGCGGTAGCTGAAAGATTAGGAAAATCCATCCTTGAGTTGGGCGGAAATAACGCCATTATCATTACTCCTGAGGCTGATCTCAAGATGACCGTGATTGGCAGTGTATTTGGAGCTGTTGGTACTGCAGGGCAGCGGTGCACATCTACTCGTAGACTAATTATTCACGAGTCTATTTATGATAAAGTGAAAAATGCACTGACGGATGCTTATGCGCAGCTGAGAATTGGTAATCCATTGGATGAGAACAATCATGTGGGTCCGTTGATCGATACTGATGCTGTGGCTAACTATAATGCTGCTATTGAGAAGGCTAAGTCAGAAGGTGGAAATGTGCTAATCGAAGGAGGTGTATTAGAAGGTGCTGGTTATGAAAGTGGGTGCTACGTGAAACCATGCATTATCGAGGCCAAGAATGAATTTGAAATTGTTCAAGATGAGACATTCGCCCCTATCCTATATCTCTTGAAGTATAGTGGAGATGTGAATGATGCCATTGATTTACAAAATGGCGTAGCACAGGGCTTGTCATCAGCAATCATGACCAATAATGTTCAGGAGGCACATCAATTCCTTTCTGCAGCAGGATCTGACTGTGGTATTGCCAATGTGAACATTGGAACCTCAGGTGCCGAAATTGGTGGTGCTTTTGGTGGAGAAAAAGAAACAGGTGGAGGTAGAGAGTCTGGTTCTGATGCTTGGAAAGCATACATGCGCAGACAAACCAATACGCTGAATTATACTACTGAGCTACCACTGGCACAAGGAATCAAGTTTGACCTATAA
- a CDS encoding NRDE family protein has product MCTVTFLPKGNDRYILTSNRDETPKRAALAPEAYLVAGTTIYYPKDPLAGGTWIATDKNRYTVCLLNGGFEKHSHTPPYRLSRGQMVLQFFEFGDLSSFENNFVFQGMEPFTFVIVESTIEGVKLNELIWDENQLHSRTLDANESFIWSSSTLYPEPVRVERKSWFEKWAINQQAFTQRAIMEFHHFGGKGDAWNDFVMNRNGVVQTVSITSIEKEDSEFRMIYKDLLKEKGVIDASS; this is encoded by the coding sequence ATGTGTACAGTAACTTTTCTACCGAAAGGGAACGACAGGTACATTCTAACTTCAAATCGAGACGAAACACCGAAAAGAGCAGCTCTTGCCCCTGAAGCATACCTTGTCGCGGGCACTACTATTTATTATCCAAAGGATCCCTTAGCCGGAGGTACCTGGATCGCTACGGACAAAAACAGATATACCGTTTGCCTTCTCAATGGAGGTTTCGAGAAGCACAGCCACACGCCACCCTATCGATTGAGCAGAGGGCAGATGGTTTTGCAGTTTTTCGAATTCGGGGATTTGAGTTCATTTGAGAACAATTTCGTATTCCAAGGCATGGAACCCTTTACTTTTGTGATTGTAGAATCTACAATTGAGGGGGTAAAGCTTAACGAACTTATTTGGGATGAAAATCAGCTCCATTCAAGAACGCTAGATGCGAACGAGTCTTTCATTTGGTCTTCTAGCACACTGTACCCCGAACCAGTGAGAGTTGAACGCAAGTCTTGGTTTGAAAAATGGGCGATAAATCAGCAAGCCTTTACTCAAAGGGCAATTATGGAATTTCATCATTTCGGAGGTAAAGGTGATGCATGGAATGACTTTGTTATGAATCGAAATGGAGTAGTTCAGACAGTCAGTATCACCTCTATCGAAAAAGAAGATTCCGAGTTCAGAATGATTTATAAAGACCTGCTAAAAGAAAAAGGCGTCATTGACGCCTCTTCCTAA
- a CDS encoding YHS domain-containing (seleno)protein — protein sequence MKRSITLLSFCLLALIGGHTSYAQNSGYDLKHYNLKRGLAIQGYDPVAYFTENKAVEGSENISHNAAGVTYYFSSAKNRQLFIADPKRYEPEYGGYCAYAMADGDKVRIDPETFKIIDGKLYLFYNFRFTNTLKSWNKDEANLLPKANTQWGKIVSGG from the coding sequence ATGAAGCGATCCATCACACTCTTATCCTTTTGTCTTTTAGCCCTCATTGGAGGACATACTTCTTATGCCCAAAACAGCGGCTACGATTTAAAGCATTACAATTTGAAGAGAGGCCTAGCCATCCAAGGCTACGATCCGGTAGCATATTTTACTGAAAACAAAGCGGTAGAGGGTTCTGAAAACATCAGCCATAATGCTGCCGGAGTGACTTATTATTTCTCTTCAGCTAAGAATAGGCAGCTGTTTATTGCTGACCCAAAGCGGTATGAACCGGAGTATGGTGGATACTGTGCATATGCCATGGCAGATGGAGATAAGGTTAGAATAGACCCAGAGACCTTCAAGATTATTGACGGTAAGCTTTACCTCTTTTATAATTTTAGATTCACCAATACACTCAAATCTTGGAATAAAGATGAAGCCAACCTCCTGCCGAAGGCAAATACTCAGTGGGGCAAAATAGTGTCGGGCGGCTGA